A stretch of the Poseidonibacter antarcticus genome encodes the following:
- a CDS encoding TlpA family protein disulfide reductase produces MKKIILGLAVFIGTLFAAPTMAPQFEATTITGEKVSLNGFLETKKPTLVYFTASWCPTCAKNWPSINSVYKTYKDRVNFVSISIDPTDTNEVLTKLAKTHDLVYPSVAGNPKIMVDFGVTGQATTIMLNSKGEITFKDRGHLTLEEYTKIIEDSLSNE; encoded by the coding sequence ATGAAAAAAATTATATTAGGTTTAGCGGTATTTATAGGAACATTATTTGCAGCACCAACAATGGCTCCACAATTTGAAGCAACTACAATTACAGGTGAAAAAGTTAGTTTAAATGGTTTTCTAGAAACTAAAAAACCAACATTAGTTTATTTTACAGCTTCATGGTGTCCAACTTGTGCTAAAAACTGGCCATCAATTAACAGTGTTTATAAAACTTATAAAGATAGAGTAAATTTTGTATCAATTAGTATAGACCCAACAGATACAAATGAAGTTCTTACTAAATTAGCAAAAACACACGATTTAGTTTATCCATCAGTTGCTGGTAACCCAAAAATTATGGTTGATTTTGGTGTAACAGGACAAGCTACAACAATTATGCTTAACTCAAAAGGTGAAATCACTTTTAAAGATAGAGGTCACTTAACATTAGAAGAATATACTAAAATCATAGAAGATTCATTAAGTAATGAATAG
- a CDS encoding STAS/SEC14 domain-containing protein yields the protein MIKIVDIGIKNALAFQISGKITEIDMKILLDKAKEKIKNNGNIVIFEKIDSFEGVEIAAIIEEFKYLYEIGMSNIIKFAIVTDKKWIEYIVNIEKKIFTNIQIKYFHFTEEKNAIEFLK from the coding sequence ATGATTAAAATAGTTGATATTGGAATTAAAAATGCACTTGCTTTTCAAATATCAGGAAAAATTACTGAAATTGATATGAAAATACTTCTTGATAAAGCGAAGGAAAAAATTAAAAATAATGGTAATATTGTAATTTTTGAAAAAATTGATTCTTTTGAAGGTGTTGAAATAGCAGCTATAATTGAAGAGTTTAAGTACCTCTATGAAATTGGAATGTCAAATATAATAAAATTTGCAATTGTAACAGATAAAAAATGGATTGAGTATATAGTTAATATTGAAAAGAAAATTTTTACTAATATTCAAATAAAATATTTTCATTTTACAGAAGAAAAAAATGCAATAGAATTTCTTAAATAA
- a CDS encoding TsoY family (seleno)protein — protein MAKVNNLGEKYSPMYFLASLGAGGLSVSFFLYLNFLIPHKGVEMVSIDYILPFIQKGDYISVLVVGAMLATFFFIYKHFELLIWNIKEYRKFKKSEAFKRLKKTNSEVSLMAIPLTFGMSMNTSFILAALTIPGIYGIIEYIFPFALVCFFIIAFYALKIYLEYFTHMLISGDFKLDENNNFSQLIAIFAFAMISVGFSSPGAMSSNSAVSSIGIIMALFFAVIAVSLTFIKIIFALRAILEHGINKETSVSIWIMLPILTLLSIAFIRLTFGFYHHIIHDEVPTAWLFLITSSTYSLEIIFGLVGYFVMKKLNYFRDYINGKEKSSLSFAIICPGVAFFVLGFFFIMAGLVKNGIIGIFSPQFFIFLVFLIFIQYKTITTFFKLESKLIKK, from the coding sequence ATGGCAAAGGTTAACAATTTGGGTGAAAAGTATTCACCGATGTATTTTTTAGCTTCATTGGGTGCAGGAGGCTTATCAGTATCATTTTTCTTATATTTAAACTTCTTAATCCCTCATAAAGGTGTTGAAATGGTAAGTATTGATTATATACTTCCATTTATACAAAAAGGAGATTATATATCAGTTTTAGTTGTAGGGGCAATGCTTGCAACTTTCTTTTTTATTTATAAGCATTTTGAACTTTTAATTTGGAATATAAAAGAATATAGAAAATTTAAAAAAAGTGAAGCTTTTAAAAGATTAAAAAAGACAAATAGTGAAGTATCATTGATGGCCATACCACTTACTTTTGGAATGAGTATGAATACATCATTTATACTTGCTGCATTAACCATACCAGGTATTTATGGAATTATTGAATATATCTTTCCTTTTGCCTTAGTATGTTTTTTTATTATTGCTTTTTATGCACTTAAAATATATTTAGAATATTTTACACATATGCTAATTAGTGGAGATTTTAAATTAGATGAAAATAATAACTTTAGTCAATTAATTGCAATTTTCGCCTTTGCAATGATTTCTGTAGGATTCTCATCTCCTGGAGCTATGAGCTCAAACTCTGCGGTATCAAGTATTGGGATTATTATGGCACTATTTTTTGCTGTAATTGCTGTAAGTTTAACATTTATAAAAATTATATTTGCCTTGAGAGCGATATTAGAACATGGTATAAATAAAGAAACAAGTGTTAGTATTTGGATTATGCTTCCAATTTTAACTCTACTTAGTATTGCTTTTATAAGATTGACTTTTGGTTTTTATCACCATATTATTCATGATGAAGTTCCAACAGCATGGTTATTTTTAATTACATCATCAACTTACTCATTAGAAATTATATTTGGTTTGGTTGGATATTTTGTAATGAAAAAATTAAACTATTTTAGAGATTATATTAATGGAAAAGAAAAAAGTAGTTTAAGTTTCGCAATTATTTGTCCAGGTGTTGCATTTTTTGTATTAGGTTTTTTCTTTATCATGGCAGGATTGGTTAAAAATGGTATTATTGGTATATTTTCACCACAATTTTTTATATTTCTAGTATTTTTAATATTTATTCAATATAAAACTATAACTACATTTTTTAAATTGGAATCAAAATTGATTAAGAAATAA
- a CDS encoding MarR family winged helix-turn-helix transcriptional regulator, translated as MKENYFDIKFLLLEKLNLIEELSFEEAKSEDYEINDIVTSTRILTLIQNGTFTSSELARKLNISRQAIHKSISNLCQKDYLSLHNDETSKKNKHIFVTKKGEELLKCRNNVMKKVEKKVENHLGKENFIKLKELLQKNWSD; from the coding sequence ATGAAAGAGAATTATTTTGATATAAAATTCTTGTTATTGGAAAAATTAAATTTAATTGAAGAGTTAAGTTTCGAAGAAGCTAAAAGTGAAGATTATGAAATAAATGATATAGTAACTTCTACAAGGATACTAACACTAATACAAAATGGTACCTTTACATCTTCAGAACTAGCTAGGAAGCTCAATATTAGTAGACAGGCTATACATAAAAGTATTAGTAATCTGTGTCAAAAAGATTACCTATCTTTACATAATGATGAAACTAGTAAAAAAAATAAACATATATTTGTAACAAAAAAAGGTGAAGAGTTATTAAAATGCCGAAATAATGTAATGAAAAAAGTTGAAAAAAAAGTTGAAAATCATCTAGGTAAAGAGAATTTTATAAAACTAAAAGAGTTATTACAAAAAAATTGGAGCGATTAA
- a CDS encoding oleate hydratase: protein MRTDNLKESKVYIIGSGIAGLASAVYLIKDANISGRNIHILEKDLIAGGATDGSGNPEQGYVVRGGRMHEMHYECYWELLSHIPSLENPNISVRDESYEFNERFVSNAQARLLKDGKKLDVSSYGLSFEQQMDFIKLTYVTEKSLGDKRIEDWFDQAFFDTKFWYIWSTMFAFQKWSSLVVMRRYMKRFMHLVDGLPKLGGVMRTKYNQYDSVIKPMKKYLEEKGVKFEMGKEVVDIDFNLSSDKKTATLIYLKDKTEILLSKNDFLFFTNGSITESTDNGSWNTPAKLKGVEESGSWKLWQKIAKKDHSFGNPNPFCQNIDLQKWYSFTATMKDNTFLDYMENFSGNVDGTGGLVTITDSNWLMSIVIARQPHFPTQPSDVKIFWGYGLYPDRKGNYIDKSMAECTGEEILEELYYHLKIQDIMKPITQAGKVNCIPVSMPFVDSLFMPYNIGDRPNVIPEGSTNFAFLGQFAQAPKDCVFTVEYSVRTAQMAVYGLFNTNKEVHPMYESTHNPKYLLEALIAISR from the coding sequence ATGAGAACGGACAATTTAAAAGAATCAAAAGTATATATTATTGGTAGTGGAATTGCAGGACTTGCAAGTGCTGTATATTTAATAAAAGATGCTAATATTTCAGGAAGAAATATTCATATTTTAGAAAAAGATTTAATTGCAGGAGGTGCTACAGATGGCTCTGGTAATCCTGAACAAGGATATGTTGTTCGTGGAGGAAGAATGCATGAAATGCATTATGAGTGTTATTGGGAATTACTTTCACATATTCCTTCACTAGAAAATCCAAATATATCAGTTAGAGATGAGTCTTATGAATTTAATGAACGTTTTGTTTCAAATGCTCAAGCACGATTATTAAAAGATGGGAAGAAATTAGATGTATCTTCATATGGATTATCTTTTGAGCAACAAATGGATTTTATTAAATTAACATATGTAACAGAAAAATCATTAGGTGATAAGCGAATAGAAGATTGGTTTGACCAAGCTTTTTTTGACACTAAATTTTGGTATATATGGAGTACAATGTTTGCTTTTCAAAAATGGAGTTCTCTTGTTGTTATGAGAAGGTATATGAAACGTTTTATGCATCTTGTTGATGGTTTACCTAAATTAGGTGGCGTTATGAGAACTAAATATAATCAATATGATTCAGTTATTAAGCCTATGAAAAAATATCTTGAAGAAAAAGGTGTAAAGTTTGAAATGGGGAAAGAAGTTGTTGATATTGATTTCAATTTATCTTCTGATAAAAAAACTGCAACACTTATTTATCTTAAAGATAAAACAGAAATTTTACTTAGTAAAAATGATTTTTTATTTTTTACAAATGGTTCAATAACTGAAAGTACCGATAATGGATCTTGGAATACTCCAGCAAAATTAAAGGGTGTAGAAGAATCTGGATCATGGAAACTATGGCAAAAAATTGCAAAAAAAGATCACAGTTTTGGTAACCCAAATCCATTTTGTCAAAATATTGATTTACAAAAATGGTACTCATTTACAGCAACTATGAAAGATAATACATTTTTAGATTATATGGAAAATTTTTCAGGAAATGTTGATGGGACAGGAGGACTTGTAACGATAACTGATTCTAATTGGCTTATGTCAATTGTAATTGCAAGACAGCCTCATTTTCCAACACAACCAAGTGATGTAAAGATTTTCTGGGGCTATGGATTATACCCTGATAGAAAAGGGAATTATATTGATAAGAGTATGGCAGAGTGTACAGGAGAAGAGATATTGGAAGAACTTTATTATCATTTAAAAATCCAAGATATAATGAAACCAATCACTCAAGCAGGGAAAGTGAATTGTATTCCTGTTTCAATGCCTTTTGTAGATAGTCTTTTTATGCCATATAATATTGGTGATAGACCAAATGTTATTCCTGAAGGATCAACTAATTTTGCTTTTTTAGGACAATTTGCTCAGGCACCAAAAGATTGTGTATTTACAGTTGAATATTCAGTAAGAACAGCTCAAATGGCTGTTTATGGTTTATTTAATACAAATAAGGAAGTTCATCCAATGTATGAGTCAACACATAATCCAAAATATTTACTTGAAGCACTTATTGCAATTAGTAGATAA